Below is a window of Humulus lupulus chromosome 2, drHumLupu1.1, whole genome shotgun sequence DNA.
tttgagagttatttgagttttttgagttttttgagccgttcaacaaagattgaaaaaactaaaaaaatagttagtttttggcctgtggccgcggccagagacattggtggccgcggccactagtctctgtcccacaggtcgcggtcaccaacattcagtggctgcggccactgaccattttcagcacttaaaattgtgctgtttttccaaacggttccaaaccctcccaaatgattttgtaacccccaaaacacattattggggttaaaatcatatctctcacagccatttctcaaatgactttatgaaattcatctcaatattgtgtaataacaaatttacacaataaagggtaatatttggaagttacaaatttgtaacaccaaatatgttacattatttggatatatctcatatatctaaatattacaatatgtgacactctttgtcacatttatttaatctaaaacattatattataatacaatataatattacattatattataaaataatataacaaaatctTCAAAGACATCTCACCAATAACAAGTAGTCTCAATAAATCATGCCTCAAAACGTTACTTTAAAATAGTGTGAACAATATCTATATTTGGAAAGTGTAAAGCTTGACAGCATGGCCGAAATTGTGGTATTGTTTtgaattttggtatttttctcaAGTTTTACACTTCCCAAAGATGTATATACACATATCAAATgtatagatttaaaaaaaatagcaacaaaaaaaaaactccaaatggatactcgagtgaaaaattacgcaTCTTGCAAAAATTacatcgagcaaagtcaattttctgCAGATTTTAGAATGTCAAATATGAAAAAAAGTATCgcgaaaaaaactaaaaaattatgtCCAGATCTGTTCAATAATGCAATAATTAGTGTCTTATGAGATACTTGTCATTAGTTTAAGttctaaatcattaaaataaaatatcatgAGTCTTTTTTGTGTAGTCTCCGTAGAGAAgctaagagaaagagagaggagaaaCAAAGagcgagagagaaagagaggggaAAAACTAAGAGAGTGATAGAAGAGAAAGAGTTGTTTGCAAAAAGAATTAGAATGATATTTttggaaacaaagaaaataatggcactaaaataaaatgtgatatgaaTACACGAGGGGATTTTTTTAAACTCAAATTTCCCATCCAAAAAGCCTTGGACCAAGTCAAAGGAGGCCATCCCTATATTTGCAGTAATATGGGTATTGGTTATCCAAAAAGTCTTGAATTGTACGTATGGTAGAGGTAATCCATTACCTAACctaaatttgaagaagaaaaaaaaatacttgatTTAAAAGGCAATATCAGAAactaaaaaagaagaaagaaaaatcaatcaagaagaaaagaagatcaaataacaaaaagaaacaaaaataaaaacagagaagaagaagctgaaaaaaattgaagaaaaatatcACCTTCTTTAcgtaaaattaaataaaaaaaattaataaaatatataatatatacgaAACTATACATTTACTATTAATAATTAaggtaaaataataaaattgctccaaaaaataatacaaaacctAAAAAACTAAACTTAAGATCAGCATATAGCATTATTAATTATTACTATTGCTGGAACATATAGTATTATttgaaaattattcaaaaatataataaagtttttttttagagaaaaaatataataaagtttATCCCACATAATTAACTCAAAATAAGGAAACccacattagaaaaaaaaaagtttaaaaccttgtaaaaataaataaataaaccatTTCAAGTGTAATTTTCTCTTGAaaaaaacccttttttttttttgttaactttgttAGCTGTAGCTGAGCACAAAGAGATGGCCCACGTGAAGTGGACTAGCTTAGAATTGACGAGTCCACACCTTCTTTTTGCAAAACAAGTACCACATAATATACTCAAAACAACCATACATAATAAATGTTTCGTATAATATACATATGTCACCATCATTTTTGATCGATGACCAAACTATATTTATACAGTGGAATTCTCCAacaggggtttcactttaagtcctatcggtggagctctcagtgttctcgacctttgaacagttttcggcacgaattttttttataatcgtgtgtattgtagctatttagagcattatcgcgattttcagaaaattccgaatagtttgcGGTACCGAAAACTTGGTTCAACCATgttattgcacgcgtgactaattttttttatgcgcgtgaaaatctttgaacctagttttcggtactgtaaactattcggaattttctgaaaatttgcagaatgctctaaatagttacaatatacacgggcataaaaaaaatcgcgccgaaaactgttcacaggtcgatAAACACCGAGAGCCCTACCGTAGggcctatagaagaattgtcctatttatatatattagacaattttttttatagggcattcactttaagccttattagtagggctctcagtgttctggACCCGTGATCAGTTTTtgacatgatttttttttatgatcatgtatattgtagctatttagagtatcctgcaaattttcagaaaattccgaatagtttacagtaccgaaaactaggatCAAACATATTATTTTCCACACGCATAACAAAAATTAGCCACGCatataacaacatatttgaacttaattttcgatactgtaaactatttggaattttctgaaaatttgaagGATTCTCTAAATAggtacaatatacatggtcataaaaaaatcgacCGAAAACTATTGACGAGTctagaacactgagagccccaccagtaGAACTTAAAGTGAAATCTCTACAAGGAACTCCCTAGTATATATTGTGATTGAGAGCCATTAATGTACTGATAAAGCTTGTCGTTTAACAACAATGGCATACAGTGAATGTACTGTTAATTCATATCGTCATTGACAACTTTCTCTTTttccatttatttattatttgaacgGAAAACTTTCTGAAACAAGTGAAGTGAAGTCCCTTTAAAATCCacaattttcataataaataaataaataatgacaaaTTCTTTTAAAAACGACAAATTTCTTGAAAAAACAACAATTTACTTCAAAATCGACAACTTTCTGAAAACAAATAATTTATTGAAAACGACAATTTTTCTCGGGAAACGACAATTTTCTTTGAGAAACAACACATTTTACCGGAAGAACAATATTTCATAAAACGACACCTTCCTTGAAAATGAAAATTTCTTAAGGTGTGATTGGTAGTTGATTTGGaaattatattatgattttgtaaaCTCAAAATTTGTGGGACCTACCAAAATATAtgattggtatattattttttaaaactatatcctAATCAAAATTCTAATTTTGTGTTATAATTAAAAAACAACGATTTCACGTTTTCTCTGTTTTGTGATTTTTTCTCCAAAAACCTAAAATCAAAATTAGTTTGTTTGTTCTCTCTACTCCTATCATCTGTATCAgtgcttgtattttttttttttactaatttttaTAACTTGAGTATGTTCCCACTAGTAATAAGGTGTTTATGGAATATTTTATGACATTTAGGATGCCCAATTAAAAAATAAGTCATGCTGGCATTTTTATAGATGACAATATTATTatgaatttaatcaataattattattaaattttaatttatcaatataattaaattttacttaattaaatctattgataaatcaaaatttaatattatacaacctatgtatataaaatatataaaattaaaataatatttatattcagCTGTTCCAATCAAgtattcagtttctgttatattttcaaatttaataccaatgacagattcatttttttaaaactcaaaaacagtttagtaacattgaaccaatcacattttcagaataCATGATTTTaatcactaaattcagattttcatttcagaattttacttttcaaaaatacagttttatAATCGCGAACTATTCAGACCCTTAGAAAACGAAATGTTTTCTATAAAAACGACAATTTGTTTAGAAAAAACTACACTTTTTCTCTGAAAAACAACAATTTCTTTGAAAACGACGTGAATATATAGAAACCACAATATTTTTTAAACAACGAAATTGTaaaatctcttctatataaaaagtgtgtagataacgaaaattcttaattttaacggttttttaattttttccgttaacttaaacggaatattcttatatttaacaaaatattattatatttgtaaatatgacttaaacttaaaaataaaaaaataaaaaaattcaaatatgatatttttgagatattttacatgataattatttaaaaataataaaaccatatatttaataacttaaataaaatttaattaaacttaaatttaatattatattaaacatataatattagaaaataaaaatagttgAAGCACGCATGGATATTACTGTCTACACATGatttttttatattcttattttatttctattattattattttttaaatattattgtattttatacatatatcatgtatttttgtaaatatatatctatgtcaatgttgtgtttagatatcatatatgtagagattattgatataaattgttatccccaaaaatggagattgatgacgtggcaatagaggtgacaaatgacagtacatggtccgtaaaagacacattaaatagtcaataaatacattgactcctcagagttgtgataaagtgacccggtagactaatgaagagtttggactgcttgaaagatgtcataaccaagccaagtgcatcctaggagatcccaagggtgtggtccgaggagaccccaagggggtggtcctaggagagctaaggagagtgcatcctaggggatcccaagggtgtggtccgaggaaagctaaggagagtgcatcctaggagagctaaggagagtgcatcctagaagatcccaagggtgtggtccgaggagaccctaagggtgtggtccgaggagagctcaagaatttggtctttatacatatgtccagcaagtgcatggttACCCAAATAAAGAGTGcaatgttagaggagagatatgacatgctagaggagagtgccatgttagagaagagatatggcatgttagaggagaggagtgcatgtcctaccaccatgcacttgtccgaccaataaaaacatgtcctaccaccatgcacatgtccgaccagcacttgcatgagtggtcagtaggaggtggatcaactagctagagggggactaagtcaagattcccagaaacggcttcaacaagatacgcgggaatctctcattcttcccacaaattgggggttttgttacattttaaatgttttttgtaatttaaatgtaataagtataataaaatatcccgattctaggggataccatatgtatgaccctaagcctataaatagagggcttatgggattagagaggggcttctgcttcttctttctggacttttgggaaaatttgggtctgagtattctagagagagaaagtgctggtatttgaaagaattcttgtatttttgcaatctgtactgaagaaactcagttggctcagtccatctgatcttgagtacagatctataatcacaactctaagtggattaggctattaccaatatattggggctgaaccactataaaaatcttgtgtattctttattttctttattaaaccgtcggtgtcgtttaaattctcttgaaggtttgtcgtttttgacgttctcacgtcgttgatcaaaaacgcggtcaacataaatatttatatatactatagaactataatttattctatcacatatatatattttttaaaataataaaatagttaTTATTAAAACTATAAACaatatttataactttaaaactaaacaacaTACATTATAAGTAAATAGTTTTTTTATCAGCTATACATACATTGTATGTGCCATACTActagtaataataaaaaatatgtatttttatatttataactttttttttctcttacaTTGAAACTTCTATAAATTAATAGCATCAGAactatgaatatatattattttatagacaaattaataaatttaatttacacataagtaaaaaaaattaatttataaaggTAATCATGAAAATACATTGAATGCATATATTTACATATCAAAAAATTGATAAATGCACCTAATCGAACCATACTATATCTAAAGTTATGAATTTAGTagtgatattattattaatttaaatatgaagtGGGACTTATGTATATTTctcaaaaattattttcttataaatttagtaaattattattttattatattagcTCTGAATCGATGATGATGCTGGACAAAAATATAATTGAATCAAGATTATTAATTAATCatgtattatattataataataataatttagtgCTTCATGAAGCCAAGTATATATTAAATATACATTAATTATGGTTAAAAGACGAGTTCAAGATATATTTGTCTAGTAAGCATGCATTTTAAAATTCCCAAGAGCCAATTACTTAAGCTAATTAAACTCAAAATTGGCGAAGATCACATCTCAATCTCCGACCTTGAGTGTTTGATCCAAAGGTTGAGATTTCTCAAATCTTAACATCAGGTTCAATCTAAGGGCGTAGAATTGATTTAATTAGTAAAATTACAAAAGTGATTTTGATCCAAAAGTCGAGATTTCTCAAATATTAACATCAGGCTCAATCCAAGCGCGTAGAGTTGCTTTAATTAGTAAAATTACAAAAGTGATTGACCCGttataattaattacaatttaatccaaataaacttttttttttaaatgaatttacttatttagtattttgtatttttgcaaagtattattttgatatttttttttaataatgtttatataacaccttatattttaaaattataaatatttgatatcctaaactcagatttaataaataaaattttatcactAAGATCAAACTATCATAAATTATATAtgattaaatttatataattgataatagtttgattaaattgttaagattttattaattaaatttaaatttaaaataacaaatatgtactattaatacaaaataataaaagagTAATAATATGTGTATCCaaaatatgcacataaatattatACACAATGactgctttttaaaacagtgaATCTTGTTTTTATAAATGTGATTGTTTAGGATAAACGGTCACATCACTATATATAATAGGATTAATTACATCTCCCAccgtaattttttaaaaaaatcgttTTATACGGCATgttaaataaattacaaaaatacggcatGTTAATCGTTTTATACGGCAGTTTAATACGGTTCTTCTTCTCGGCTTCATGGAGTACCATGGACAGATTTTGGTACTTCTTCTAGGCTTCATGGAGTACCATGAACAGTTTTTAGTACTCTAGATCTTCAAAAGACTTCTGTAATGAAGAGAGAGGTGATTCCAGATAAATCATTTTCAATATTGTCTTTGGAAATTaataaagtagattaatttatttttatttaaaatgaatgtatttattaatattaaaattaatatttatacaattactcaaaaaataaataaatatttatacaaattacaatatgcagttaattaaaattaatattaataactatatgttacaatatacagttaaagttttaagttttgttataaaaatatatttaaagttaaaaaattagttttgtaaatctttgtaataatcatgttaaataaatttataaatatttatgtaaatgtgagttacaaaaataaactttttagttgtgaaattagttttgtaaattgttgtaacaaaaatgtaaaacttgtttaaaaaaaaatattgtatttcaccactacattcaataaagtgttttataaataatgaatatcttaaatttgtatttttaagttgtatagcataaatatgatggttcatgtaattttttggtacaatattgtaataatatagaaaaatataatatttctatgtatcttttgtttatgatttcttaactataaaatattttcgtaaatattagttacaaaaatatatttcttagttgtaaaactagatttgtaaattattgttacaaaaataaaaaatttagttacaaatttgtttgtaagttttatctacaaaaaaaaaaaaaaaatctacatttTCTATAAcggattttgtaaatattatttacaaacacgtaacagatatttacaaatttgtaacagatatttactagtttgtaaacgttgttcacaaaaaattgtattttacagcttttatttatgattttgccactccgtatttacgattttgccattccgtgtttttatccaaaaattccgtatttttgtaatgcaccgtatttttcagattttttttaacttttagtgcatttttgtagatttccctatataatatttgtGTGTATGTTTTATGTGAACATattattactcgtaataaaatGACCTTTTACAAAAATAACACGTAGGCTTAATAACCAATTGACACGTGGCATTAAACGTATATAGCAAATCGAACCCACACAAACCTGCCCCCACGCACTAATGGGATCCATTAAAACCCGAAACGAACGTAGACAGAATACTGTCCAGATTCATTCCTCTGTTACACAAAGCTTTTATACATTACAACCCACGAAATAAGCTCTCTTTCGCTTAGCTAGCTCATCCCAATCTCGTTTTCCCTTCTCTTTTCCGATTCTCCATTTTCCTCCGACCAAGACACAGAACGAAAGTTCTTCAGAAATTGAGATTTTCTAGCTAGAGAGATTAAGCTTTGGAATAGCcttatacacacacacacacatatatatacgaGATTAGAATGATGATGAGTAGGAGGAAATCCACGGAGAAACCAGAGGTTTCCACCGCCTTTCATGTCCTTCATAAACTTCCTCCCGGCGATAGCCCTTATGTTCGTGCTAAGCACGTTCAGGTAATTCTTAACGTCAAATTCAGCTTTCTGTTTGTATATAAAGATATATACATTTTCTGTGTATGTATTTGTTCGAATTCTGAGTGGTTTCGATCTTGTGTTCCTTTCTTTTTCGGATATGATTCATATGAAttattttgtttgtgtttatAATTTAAATTGTTGAATGGGGCGAATCGAATATTcgtttcattttttttcaatgcTTTTTTTAGGAAGGAtggaagaaaataataaaaatagtaATTTGAGAGATTGAAACGTTCCtcagatttttatttttattttccctGTCTTCACTTGTTTGTTTCTATGGAAAATAGATTAGGAAAGAAAAGTAGTTAGGTATGAATCGGGTGTTATTTTTTGTGATTTCAGATAGAAAAAGTCTTTGCCGTAATTACTGAACCACCTAATTCAATACAGCTATAAGTAATTCATTGATTACTTATTTATCTTCCAGCTGAAACTGTCTACATCTTCTAAATAAATCTGTCGAGTGGAGTCCCATGACGATAATTATTTTGTTCAGACCAAAAAAAAacgattttaaaaaaaaaaaaataatggatttttattGGTCGTTCCTTTGGTTGACCCCAGATCAAGTCATGATCCCACCATCATAAAGTGATCTGAGCCGTTCAATTTCCAATCGAATGCATCTAAAATTATTGATTTTCTCATTATCTTTTCGTCGGTTGAGTTGGAACCAGATTTTCTAAGGGAAAAAGTGTTGAATTATATGTATAATTatcttatattattattatatatatagcctTGTCTTATCTGATTATTTATGTGTCAATGGATAGTTTTATTAGATCCATCAAACACTCGCCCCAAttgaattttcaaaaaataaaaataaaaatcagacAAAAAAAACTTTATGATACATTTTATTCTTTTGGGAGCTAACAATTTGTTGAAGACTGTGATGCTCTACGTTTAAACCCCACTTGGGAAATGACTAACAATTACGTATCTTTTCAGATACTCTGGTATTATTACTACTCTTTGTTTTTACTTCCAAAAATGGACATAACGTAAACGCTAGCTAGAAGAAAAAGATACGTATAAACTCTATCTTAAAAGACACTTAACATGCACACCATGGAGGAATGGTTATGCCATAGACCTAGTTTTGGATATTAGGTATCACTTTGATATGGTAAAAGAGCTTTTCAATACTAAAATTAGACATCATAAAGTATGATTTGAGTGTGCCTGGTTTTCGAGTCTGTGTGCTCTTGTTATTGGTGGTCCAACTATAACTCAAAACTTTATAATACTCACATTATTAATATTCTTTTGAAAAAAAGATGAAATTACATCCTTGTATTATAATTTTAGTTGAAAACAAATAAAGATCAAATTCTATCCTTTGCTCCAAAAAATATTGTGTAATTGGAGTAAGATTTGGTGTAAACCGCGTACTCTATTTTAGAGATATGCTCGAGAGACCTTTTGTGCTAATTTTTATTCTggctttgttattttcttttcttttcttttttgtttttttattaataatatggATTCTTCTTAGGTTAAAAACCTTCAAGTGGAGCCAAAAAGAGAAGTTTCTTTGTGTATTTGCTTCTGCAAAACATTCAAAAATTCAATTTGTTTGGACTCGGAAATActgtttctttcttctttttttttgccTAATTAATTTTTCATGCGAATACAGTTAGTTGACAAGGACCCAAATGCGGCTATAGTTTTGTTTTGGGAGGCAATAAATGCCGGAGATAGGGTAGATAGTGCCCTCAAAGACATGGCAATAGTTATGAAGCAGCAAGATAGAGCTGAAGAAGCAATTGAAGCCATAAAATCTTTTAGGAATCAGTGCTCAAGACAGGCTCAAGAATCTCTCGATAATGTGCTTATCGATTTGTACAAGGTTAGTTATAACCAGAGCACTGcaatatctttttctttttttttttgaatttgacaTACTCTGTAGGAGACTCGTGTTTGTTTTAGAATGAAATTAAGCCTATGTTTGCATTTGATTCTAATATTGGCTGTGTGTATCAGAAATGTGGAAGAGTTGAGGAACAAATAGAGCTACTAAAACAGAAGCTTCGCATGATTTACCAGGGAGAGGCCTTCAATGGTAAACCAACCAAGACGGCACGCTCTCATGGAAGGAAGTTTCAGGTCACCATTAAGCAAGAGACTTCAAGGATACTGGTACTTAAACTTACACTAATAAGCTTTTACTATTTGAACCCTTCTCAATAGATGTTTAAATTCATTATTCAACAGCTTCAATAACACTCAATTTGTTATCCATTCCCTCTTTACTACTTTGACACTTGTCAAAATAACCAACAGTTAAATTTAGGCTTGTAATCTTGTTTAACTTAAATCTTACTTTACAATTACTTGGCACAGGGTAACTTAGGCTGGGCCTACATGCAGCAAGGAAACTATCAGGCAGCCGAAGTAGTATACCATAAAGCTCAGGCAATCGATCCTGATGCCAACAAAGCCTGCAACTTGTGCATGTGCCTCATCAAGCAAACACGCTATACCGAGGCACAAGCTGTTGTTGATCAAGTGTTGCAAGGCAAGGTCTTGGGATCAGATGAACCCAAGTCGATAAACCGGGCTGAGGAACTTGTCAAAGAACTTGAAAAATGCCAATCAACTACAAAACTCATGTCCTCGAATTCTTTTGAGTTGAACATAGAGGATGCTTTTCTTGAGGGGCTTGATCAGTGGATGAATCATCAATGGACACCCTCTAGATCGAGGAGACTCCCTATCTTTGAAGAGATTTCACCATTTAGAGATCAGTTGGCTTGTTGATGAATCCATAGATAATTACACCCTTTTTTGGGGGTGATAGTATTAAGATGTAAACTGCAAATAGGCCTTCTAGTGTTCATGGTGTTGGATATTTAGCCGGCCAGGAAAGGGCGTACGTACTACGTAGTTTTGTTGTATTCCTTTTGAGCTTGTAAAAATGGTTGAATGAACTACAAATAGTTATGGAATTTTGATCTGTTGaatggaaagaaaaaatatatagagGGTTTTACATTTAAACTGTGATTTTCATTCAACTAAGCTTCAATTTTCTGATTATCAACATCCACTCGAATACTCGATTATCATCAAATTCTCTACATAGTCCTCTAAATAGCTTTCAACCTTATCTGTTTTCACTTCTATCAATGGAAGTGTAAGCATAACCAATTCCTCCAACTTTGGACGATTCAGAAAGCCTCTCCACCAAAAATCTAATCATGGATAAAGGAACTGCCTGTGCAACACATTATAGTCTGTAACTGAGCATAATTTCCAGTACAACAATATGAATAACATATACACGTATAGACCCTTATAAGGGTATCACTTTTTTTCCAAAGAAAGTAGACTAATTTTCTGTTTTCTAGCCAAACAAACAGGTGCCCAGATAACCAAAATCCAAGATTTCAAAGTTGATTAAAACAGGTGTGTTGATAAACCTATACAGCACATATAGTCTGCAACTGAGCATAATTTCAATTTCAgtttcacacacacacatatatatacagcaGTGTAGACCCTTATAAGggtaagaaaagaagaaaaaaagacgtttttttctaacaaagttgactaattttttttttctagccAAACAAACAGGTGCCAGATAGCCAAAATCCAAGATTTCAAAGTAAAATCAAATCCAAACTGTACCTGGTGAAAGCTAACGTCAGTGAGGCAACCCAAGTTCGATCTTGATACTCGAAGTGACCTCCGTACAAGTCTTGAAGTGGTCTGCGAGTGAGTCAGGAAGGGAGGAGGGAAACGATGTAAGGTGGATTGCGATCAATGGAGATTTA
It encodes the following:
- the LOC133819772 gene encoding protein SULFUR DEFICIENCY-INDUCED 2-like produces the protein MMMSRRKSTEKPEVSTAFHVLHKLPPGDSPYVRAKHVQLVDKDPNAAIVLFWEAINAGDRVDSALKDMAIVMKQQDRAEEAIEAIKSFRNQCSRQAQESLDNVLIDLYKKCGRVEEQIELLKQKLRMIYQGEAFNGKPTKTARSHGRKFQVTIKQETSRILGNLGWAYMQQGNYQAAEVVYHKAQAIDPDANKACNLCMCLIKQTRYTEAQAVVDQVLQGKVLGSDEPKSINRAEELVKELEKCQSTTKLMSSNSFELNIEDAFLEGLDQWMNHQWTPSRSRRLPIFEEISPFRDQLAC